A stretch of the Malus sylvestris chromosome 10, drMalSylv7.2, whole genome shotgun sequence genome encodes the following:
- the LOC126585738 gene encoding sodium/calcium exchanger NCL2-like isoform X2, whose protein sequence is MSRPALFIIFLVLQLVHLGSGRIVRDSGLVSNGINDEISQSSILEALNLKSDSVTCEPIFGFLPCATSVWGLLFLVIIYEVLLSLADQYVSRGSEIFFELFGTGVFGASAFHLLGLIPQVGMVLVIGVTATTETVEEMAEMSMSMLAGSSIMILTLIWGSVVAFGSSDLSESQTLSNPENKKPFSLTGSGVRTDVETQDTARIMMFSLIPYLILQLAKILTSTTAVRVVILIALLIASAFLATYFIYQFFQPWIQSRRLEYLLRKYIPKNILPSLMTVGGNPNVSIIKGLFHRIDKNHNKYISSDELRALILGIQIEEIGLDDDDYVSEVMKQFDLSGDAQIAETEFVNGISKWINPAKPPANDKGHEHTSLFRRINSKNEKSMEDQLTPLISKKNGTKGADTSWMNLLKAAFLIILGTAITVFLSMPLMVSLRKFSTAASIPSFAASYVVIPLATNYRLALMSVTSAKEKTEDAISLTLSEIYTAAFMNNIVGLVIFLALVYIRNLSWDVAAEVLVVLLISTAVGFSASFSRRFPFWTCILAYILYPISLLLVYVLTTVIGWS, encoded by the exons ATGTCAAGACCAGCTctgttcatcatttttctgGTCCTCCAACTGGTCCATTTAGGAAGCGGCCGGATTGTTAGAGACTCCGGTCTTGTATCCAATGGAATAAACGATGAAATAAGCCAATCTTCAATCCTCGAAGCACTGAATCTTAAATCAGATTCTGTGACTTGTGAACCAATTTTTGGCTTCTTGCCTTGTGCAACTTCAGTTTGGGGGCTTCTTTTTCTAGTAATCATCTACGAGGTCTTGCTCTCCCTCGCAGATCAGTATGTTTCAAGAGGATCTGAAATCTTCTTTGAATTGTTTGGGACTGGTGTCTTTGGTGCTAGTGCTTTCCACCTGCTTGGCTTGATTCCACAAGTTGGAATGGTTCTTG TAATTGGAGTTACAGCAACTACAGAAACTGTGGAGGAAATGGCAGAAATGAGCATGAGCATGCTTGCAGGATCATCAATCATGATTCTTACCCTAATTTGGGGTTCTGTTGTTGCTTTTGGTAGCTCCGACCTCTCGGAATCTCAAACTTTATCAAATCCAGAAAATAAGAAACCCTTCAGTTTAACTG GTTCTGGTGTAAGAACTGATGTCGAAACCCAAGATACTGCAAGAATCATGATGTTCTCGTTGATCCCATATCTCATTCTTCAGCTGGCAAAAATCTTGACTTCAACCACAGCGGTTCGAGTTGTGATCTTAATTGCTCTACTGATTGCATCTGCATTCCTTGCCACTTACTTCATTTACCAG TTCTTTCAACCATGGATTCAGAGTAGAAGGCTTGAATATTTGCTACGTAAGTACATACCGAAAAACATACTGCCGAGTCTTATGACAGTAGGCGGAAACCCTAATGTATCTATTATAAAAGG GCTGTTCCATAGAATAGACAAGAATCATAACAAATACATATCATCAGATGAACTTAGAGCATTGATCCTAGGAATACAAATAGAAGAAATAGGTCTGGATGACGATGATTATGTATCAGAAGTGATGAAGCAATTTGATCTCTCTGGCGACGCTCAAATAGCTGAGACGGAGTTTGTGAATGGAATCTCAAAATGGATTAATCCAGCTAAGCCCCCTGCCAACGATAAAGGTCATGAACATACATCGCTTTTCAGAAGAATTAATTCCAAG AATGAGAAATCTATGGAAGATCAGCTTACGCCGCTGATCTCTAAGAAAAATGGGACTAAGGGTGCTGATACATCGTGGATGAATCTCCTGAAGGCTGCTTTTCTAATTATTCTAGGAACTGCCATAACGGTTTTTCTTTCAATGCCCCTCATGGTAAGTCTCCGAAAATTTTCCACTGCTGCAAGCATCCCTTCTTTCGCGGCCTCGTATGTTGTGATACCCTTGGCTACAAACTACAGACTGGCGCTAATGTCAGTAACGTCTGCCAAAGAGAAGACGGAGGATGCCATCTCTTTAACACTTTCTGAG ATTTACACAGCGGCGTTCATGAACAACATTGTGGGGTTGGTCATATTTTTGGCGCTCGTTTACATACGAAATTTATCATGGGACGTGGCTGCTGAAGTTTTAGTTGTTTTACTTATTTCGACAGCGGTTGGTTTTTCTGCCAGCTTCAGCAGAAGGTTCCCATTTTGGACATGCATTCTAGCATACATTTTGTACCCAATATCACTGCTGCTGGTTTATGTTCTTACCACTGTTATCGGATGGTCTTAA
- the LOC126585738 gene encoding sodium/calcium exchanger NCL2-like isoform X1: MSRPALFIIFLVLQLVHLGSGRIVRDSGLVSNGINDEISQSSILEALNLKSDSVTCEPIFGFLPCATSVWGLLFLVIIYEVLLSLADQYVSRGSEIFFELFGTGVFGASAFHLLGLIPQVGMVLVIGVTATTETVEEMAEMSMSMLAGSSIMILTLIWGSVVAFGSSDLSESQTLSNPENKKPFSLTGLLAVAFGSSDLSDSQTSSNPENTKPFSFTGSGVRTDVETQDTARIMMFSLIPYLILQLAKILTSTTAVRVVILIALLIASAFLATYFIYQFFQPWIQSRRLEYLLRKYIPKNILPSLMTVGGNPNVSIIKGLFHRIDKNHNKYISSDELRALILGIQIEEIGLDDDDYVSEVMKQFDLSGDAQIAETEFVNGISKWINPAKPPANDKGHEHTSLFRRINSKNEKSMEDQLTPLISKKNGTKGADTSWMNLLKAAFLIILGTAITVFLSMPLMVSLRKFSTAASIPSFAASYVVIPLATNYRLALMSVTSAKEKTEDAISLTLSEIYTAAFMNNIVGLVIFLALVYIRNLSWDVAAEVLVVLLISTAVGFSASFSRRFPFWTCILAYILYPISLLLVYVLTTVIGWS, encoded by the exons ATGTCAAGACCAGCTctgttcatcatttttctgGTCCTCCAACTGGTCCATTTAGGAAGCGGCCGGATTGTTAGAGACTCCGGTCTTGTATCCAATGGAATAAACGATGAAATAAGCCAATCTTCAATCCTCGAAGCACTGAATCTTAAATCAGATTCTGTGACTTGTGAACCAATTTTTGGCTTCTTGCCTTGTGCAACTTCAGTTTGGGGGCTTCTTTTTCTAGTAATCATCTACGAGGTCTTGCTCTCCCTCGCAGATCAGTATGTTTCAAGAGGATCTGAAATCTTCTTTGAATTGTTTGGGACTGGTGTCTTTGGTGCTAGTGCTTTCCACCTGCTTGGCTTGATTCCACAAGTTGGAATGGTTCTTG TAATTGGAGTTACAGCAACTACAGAAACTGTGGAGGAAATGGCAGAAATGAGCATGAGCATGCTTGCAGGATCATCAATCATGATTCTTACCCTAATTTGGGGTTCTGTTGTTGCTTTTGGTAGCTCCGACCTCTCGGAATCTCAAACTTTATCAAATCCAGAAAATAAGAAACCCTTCAGTTTAACTGGTTTACTTGCTGTTGCTTTCGGTAGCTCTGACCTCTCGGATTCTCAAACTTCATCAAATCCAGAAAATACGAAACCCTTCAGTTTTACTG GTTCTGGTGTAAGAACTGATGTCGAAACCCAAGATACTGCAAGAATCATGATGTTCTCGTTGATCCCATATCTCATTCTTCAGCTGGCAAAAATCTTGACTTCAACCACAGCGGTTCGAGTTGTGATCTTAATTGCTCTACTGATTGCATCTGCATTCCTTGCCACTTACTTCATTTACCAG TTCTTTCAACCATGGATTCAGAGTAGAAGGCTTGAATATTTGCTACGTAAGTACATACCGAAAAACATACTGCCGAGTCTTATGACAGTAGGCGGAAACCCTAATGTATCTATTATAAAAGG GCTGTTCCATAGAATAGACAAGAATCATAACAAATACATATCATCAGATGAACTTAGAGCATTGATCCTAGGAATACAAATAGAAGAAATAGGTCTGGATGACGATGATTATGTATCAGAAGTGATGAAGCAATTTGATCTCTCTGGCGACGCTCAAATAGCTGAGACGGAGTTTGTGAATGGAATCTCAAAATGGATTAATCCAGCTAAGCCCCCTGCCAACGATAAAGGTCATGAACATACATCGCTTTTCAGAAGAATTAATTCCAAG AATGAGAAATCTATGGAAGATCAGCTTACGCCGCTGATCTCTAAGAAAAATGGGACTAAGGGTGCTGATACATCGTGGATGAATCTCCTGAAGGCTGCTTTTCTAATTATTCTAGGAACTGCCATAACGGTTTTTCTTTCAATGCCCCTCATGGTAAGTCTCCGAAAATTTTCCACTGCTGCAAGCATCCCTTCTTTCGCGGCCTCGTATGTTGTGATACCCTTGGCTACAAACTACAGACTGGCGCTAATGTCAGTAACGTCTGCCAAAGAGAAGACGGAGGATGCCATCTCTTTAACACTTTCTGAG ATTTACACAGCGGCGTTCATGAACAACATTGTGGGGTTGGTCATATTTTTGGCGCTCGTTTACATACGAAATTTATCATGGGACGTGGCTGCTGAAGTTTTAGTTGTTTTACTTATTTCGACAGCGGTTGGTTTTTCTGCCAGCTTCAGCAGAAGGTTCCCATTTTGGACATGCATTCTAGCATACATTTTGTACCCAATATCACTGCTGCTGGTTTATGTTCTTACCACTGTTATCGGATGGTCTTAA